A section of the Paenibacillus aurantius genome encodes:
- a CDS encoding YwbE family protein, whose product MNGQNRKDIRPGLQVNIVLKKDQRTGSLTRGTVKDILTNSPTHPHGIKVRLADGQVGRVKEILPD is encoded by the coding sequence ATGAACGGACAGAACCGCAAAGATATCCGGCCCGGTCTTCAGGTGAACATCGTCCTGAAGAAGGACCAACGCACCGGAAGCCTGACACGGGGAACCGTGAAGGACATTTTGACCAATTCGCCTACCCATCCCCACGGGATCAAGGTACGCCTGGCCGATGGCCAGGTCGGCCGGGTTAAGGAAATTTTGCCGGACTAA
- a CDS encoding glycoside hydrolase family 13 protein — translation MNKKWWKESVVYQIYPMSFKDSDGDGIGDLQGVISKLDYLKDLGIDVIWICPIYQSPNHDNGYDISDYCAIMDAFGTMKDFDELLAEAHARGIKLIMDLVVNHTSDEHPWFIESRSSKDSPKRDYYVWRQGKNGGPPNNWESFFSGSVWEYDEPSGDYYLHLFSKHQPDLNWKNPEVIEEIYKMVRWWLDKGIDGFRFDAIAHIVKAEGFPDADDPDNRPVVPAYQMFSNLEKVHDLLRDLNRKVLLNYDLMTVGETSGLGPEQALCYIGDERHELNMVFQFEHMQLDAAFGGTGKWELRPWNLLELKQIMSKWQTVLHGKGWNANYFNNHDQPRAVSRFGNDKLYRKESAKLLATFIHTLEGTPFVYQGEEIGMTNVRFDSIDDYRDVEILNYYEEARKERIPEETIMKAIWSKGRDNARTPMQWDSSPQAGFTSGVPWIRVNANYPEVNAEEAVADPDSVYHYYRRLIALRKAHEVIVYGDYQLLLPLHPEIYAYTRSCNESQLLVLLNFFERQPVCELPDSIELEKAELLLSNYEGSSLDSGRDFTMQPYEARVYRLS, via the coding sequence ATGAACAAAAAGTGGTGGAAGGAAAGCGTGGTGTATCAGATCTACCCAATGAGCTTTAAGGATTCGGACGGGGACGGCATCGGGGATCTGCAGGGGGTCATCTCCAAGCTGGATTACTTGAAGGATCTCGGCATTGACGTCATCTGGATCTGCCCCATTTATCAGTCTCCTAACCATGACAACGGGTATGATATCAGCGATTATTGTGCTATTATGGACGCGTTCGGAACGATGAAGGATTTCGACGAGCTGCTTGCGGAGGCCCATGCCCGGGGAATCAAGCTGATTATGGATCTGGTGGTTAATCACACCTCGGACGAGCATCCCTGGTTTATCGAATCCCGTTCGTCCAAGGACAGCCCCAAGCGGGATTATTATGTATGGAGGCAGGGCAAAAACGGCGGACCCCCGAACAATTGGGAGTCTTTCTTCAGCGGCAGCGTATGGGAATATGACGAGCCAAGCGGCGATTACTACCTTCACCTCTTCTCCAAGCACCAGCCGGATCTCAACTGGAAAAATCCGGAGGTCATCGAGGAGATCTATAAAATGGTGCGCTGGTGGCTGGACAAGGGCATTGACGGCTTCCGGTTCGACGCCATCGCCCATATCGTGAAGGCCGAAGGCTTTCCTGACGCGGACGATCCCGATAACCGGCCGGTCGTTCCGGCTTACCAGATGTTCTCCAATCTGGAGAAAGTCCACGACCTTCTCCGGGACCTGAACCGCAAGGTTCTGCTTAATTACGACCTGATGACCGTCGGGGAAACGTCCGGTCTCGGTCCGGAGCAGGCACTCTGCTACATAGGCGATGAACGTCACGAGCTCAACATGGTGTTTCAGTTTGAGCACATGCAGCTGGATGCCGCCTTCGGGGGTACCGGCAAATGGGAGCTCCGGCCCTGGAACCTGCTCGAACTGAAGCAGATCATGAGCAAGTGGCAGACCGTTCTGCACGGGAAAGGCTGGAATGCGAACTATTTCAACAACCACGACCAGCCCCGTGCCGTATCCCGTTTCGGCAACGACAAGCTTTACCGGAAGGAATCGGCCAAGCTGCTCGCCACCTTCATTCATACGCTCGAAGGGACGCCTTTCGTCTACCAGGGGGAAGAGATCGGCATGACCAACGTCCGGTTCGACTCCATTGACGACTACCGCGACGTAGAGATTCTGAATTACTATGAAGAGGCCCGCAAGGAAAGAATTCCGGAGGAAACCATCATGAAGGCCATCTGGAGCAAGGGACGCGACAATGCCCGAACTCCCATGCAGTGGGATTCCTCCCCCCAGGCCGGCTTCACCTCCGGCGTTCCCTGGATCCGGGTCAATGCCAACTACCCCGAGGTCAACGCGGAGGAGGCGGTGGCCGATCCGGATTCGGTCTATCACTACTACCGCCGGCTGATTGCCCTGCGCAAAGCCCATGAAGTGATCGTGTACGGAGATTACCAGCTTTTGCTACCGCTTCATCCCGAAATTTATGCGTACACGCGTTCCTGTAACGAAAGCCAACTGCTCGTCCTGCTCAATTTCTTCGAACGGCAGCCCGTCTGCGAGCTTCCGGACTCCATCGAGCTGGAGAAGGCGGAGCTTCTTCTGTCCAACTACGAAGGCTCTTCGCTGGACTCCGGCCGTGACTTTACGATGCAGCCTTATGAAGCGCGGGTGTATCGGCTCTCTTGA
- a CDS encoding DUF4385 domain-containing protein, giving the protein MAKAFDYTLDFEHTDFRRHPELYTVGRGEQGVLLVEPYKSEILPHWRFKTPEIAEESSEIIYRMFLEYKEADDFVGMDMARKFLQMGYTRARRYTNHKGGRKYSKENGKVLPYTNDPVKAEAAAIFKEKWFEAKEDADYLRMKQKHRALYENKA; this is encoded by the coding sequence ATGGCCAAAGCCTTCGACTACACCCTGGATTTCGAGCATACCGATTTCCGCCGGCATCCGGAGCTTTACACGGTCGGCCGGGGAGAGCAGGGCGTGCTGCTCGTGGAGCCTTACAAAAGCGAAATTTTGCCCCATTGGCGTTTCAAAACTCCGGAGATTGCGGAGGAATCGTCGGAGATCATTTACCGGATGTTTCTCGAGTACAAGGAAGCGGACGATTTCGTCGGGATGGACATGGCCCGGAAATTTCTTCAGATGGGCTATACGAGGGCGCGGAGGTACACCAACCACAAAGGGGGCCGCAAGTACTCGAAGGAGAACGGGAAGGTGCTGCCCTATACCAACGATCCCGTAAAGGCGGAAGCCGCGGCGATCTTCAAGGAAAAATGGTTTGAAGCGAAGGAGGATGCCGATTACCTTCGGATGAAGCAAAAACACAGGGCCCTCTACGAAAACAAGGCGTAA
- a CDS encoding ABC transporter ATP-binding protein, which translates to MSGFRSYLVFVKPYWKLILVTVLIGMVKFGIPLTLPLIMKYVVDTLLLGGGPPAEKTQKLFTVMAGAFVLFVIIRAPVEYFRQYFAQLTTSRILYDLRSRLYEHAQKLSLRYYQNRKTGEIISRMINDAEQTKSLVETGMMNVWLDLFTLTIAMGFMLHMDFWLTVAAVAIFPFYGVSVKLLYKRLRQLSKSRSQALAEMQGYLYERVNGMPVIKSFTLEQHEQGQFKERNGKFLSRAIALTKWNALTNSIINTLTDIAPLLVISYGGYQVIHGNLTLGAFVAFFAYLDRLYSPLRRIVNSSTELTQASASLERVLELWNEPYDIKDTDRAKPIGTARGRIEFDRVSFRYDKSAEWVLKDISLTIEPGQTVAFVGMSGGGKSSLISLIPRFYDIQEGSIRVGGTDLRDITLKSLRGHIGMVLQDNILFSGTVRENIRMGNPQATEEEMIQAAQAANAHDFISALPNGYDTEIGERGVKLSGGQKQRVAIARVFLKNPEILILDEATSALDLESEHLIQESLDSLSRGRTTLIVAHRLSTITHADLIVVMEHGEITEKGTHAELMRLDGSYARLFNVQHLRD; encoded by the coding sequence ATGTCTGGATTCCGCTCTTATCTTGTTTTTGTCAAGCCTTATTGGAAGCTAATTCTGGTTACCGTTCTGATCGGGATGGTCAAGTTCGGCATTCCTTTAACCCTTCCTCTTATTATGAAGTATGTCGTCGATACCCTGCTGCTCGGGGGCGGGCCGCCTGCCGAGAAGACGCAGAAGCTGTTCACCGTCATGGCCGGGGCGTTCGTCCTTTTCGTGATCATCCGGGCGCCGGTGGAATATTTCCGCCAATATTTTGCCCAGCTCACGACGAGCCGCATTCTGTACGACCTTCGAAGCCGGTTGTATGAGCATGCCCAGAAGCTGTCGCTCCGGTATTACCAGAACCGCAAAACGGGGGAAATTATTTCCCGCATGATCAACGACGCAGAGCAGACGAAGAGCCTGGTGGAGACCGGGATGATGAACGTCTGGCTCGATTTGTTCACCCTCACGATTGCGATGGGCTTCATGCTTCATATGGATTTCTGGCTGACGGTCGCCGCGGTGGCGATTTTTCCCTTTTACGGGGTTTCGGTGAAGCTGCTGTACAAGCGGCTCCGCCAGCTTTCGAAGTCCCGCTCGCAGGCGCTGGCCGAGATGCAGGGCTACCTGTATGAACGGGTGAACGGCATGCCGGTCATCAAAAGCTTTACCCTCGAGCAGCACGAGCAGGGACAGTTCAAGGAGCGGAACGGCAAATTTCTCTCCCGTGCCATCGCCTTGACCAAATGGAACGCGCTTACGAATTCCATCATCAATACCCTAACGGATATCGCTCCTCTGCTGGTTATCAGCTACGGGGGATATCAGGTCATTCACGGTAACCTGACGCTCGGGGCCTTTGTAGCTTTTTTCGCGTATCTGGACCGGCTGTACAGCCCGCTTCGGAGGATTGTTAACTCCTCTACGGAACTGACCCAGGCGAGCGCCTCGCTGGAACGGGTACTGGAGCTGTGGAATGAGCCCTACGATATCAAGGATACGGACAGGGCCAAGCCGATCGGAACGGCCCGGGGCCGGATCGAGTTCGATCGGGTTTCCTTCCGGTATGACAAGTCCGCTGAATGGGTGCTGAAGGACATCTCGCTCACCATTGAACCGGGACAGACGGTGGCCTTCGTCGGAATGAGCGGGGGCGGCAAGTCCTCCCTGATCAGCCTTATCCCCCGCTTCTATGACATTCAGGAAGGAAGCATCCGGGTTGGAGGCACCGATCTCCGGGACATCACCTTGAAAAGCTTGAGGGGACACATCGGGATGGTGCTGCAGGACAACATTCTGTTCAGCGGAACGGTCCGGGAAAACATTCGGATGGGGAATCCCCAAGCTACGGAGGAGGAGATGATTCAAGCGGCTCAAGCGGCCAACGCCCATGACTTCATCAGCGCCCTGCCTAACGGGTATGACACAGAGATCGGGGAGAGGGGCGTCAAACTGTCGGGTGGCCAGAAGCAGCGGGTTGCCATCGCCCGCGTGTTCCTTAAGAATCCGGAGATTCTTATTCTGGACGAAGCGACCTCTGCCTTGGATCTGGAGTCCGAGCATCTCATCCAGGAGTCCCTCGACAGTCTCTCCCGGGGCCGCACTACGCTGATTGTGGCTCACCGTTTGTCCACCATCACGCATGCGGATCTAATCGTCGTGATGGAGCATGGGGAGATTACCGAGAAGGGAACGCACGCCGAGCTCATGCGGCTGGACGGCTCCTATGCCCGCCTGTTCAACGTTCAGCATCTGCGGGATTAA
- a CDS encoding GNAT family N-acetyltransferase codes for MAQVDIITVNSMDNDRIAGLTDLLIAVVEDGASVGFLPPLSREEAANYWGKLMSPGVILWIAKRDNRIIGSVQLHLAMKRNAGHRAEVAKLMILPGERRKGVGRMLMQRLEEEAKEQGRTLLILDTRTGDPANHLYRSLNFQEVGRIPNYAKSPDGQLHETVFYFKEL; via the coding sequence ATGGCCCAAGTCGACATTATTACCGTGAATTCCATGGATAACGACCGGATCGCCGGATTAACCGATCTGCTTATTGCGGTGGTGGAGGACGGAGCCTCCGTTGGTTTCCTGCCCCCCTTAAGCCGGGAAGAAGCCGCTAACTACTGGGGAAAGCTCATGAGCCCGGGCGTCATTCTGTGGATTGCCAAGCGCGATAACCGAATCATCGGAAGCGTCCAGCTGCATCTGGCCATGAAGCGTAATGCCGGACACCGTGCGGAAGTCGCCAAGCTGATGATCTTGCCGGGGGAACGCCGGAAGGGCGTGGGCCGCATGCTTATGCAGCGTCTCGAGGAAGAAGCGAAGGAGCAGGGACGAACGCTGCTCATCCTTGATACCCGGACGGGGGATCCGGCCAATCATCTTTACCGCTCTCTTAACTTCCAGGAAGTGGGTCGTATTCCCAACTATGCCAAATCCCCTGACGGGCAGCTGCATGAGACCGTTTTCTATTTCAAGGAGCTGTAG
- a CDS encoding NUDIX hydrolase yields the protein MGYIMELRETLGSRPLLMPGACVLVRNEEGHLLLQKRSDSFDWGTLGGALELGESLEEAAARELQEEAGLTAKAFQLIALLSGQDMYYRYPHGDEVYNVMAVYEAVGVEGIPTVNDDEGLELKYFALDQPIPDLNPFTELVLRKIGYLN from the coding sequence ATGGGTTACATAATGGAACTGCGGGAAACGCTAGGTTCCCGGCCTCTCCTGATGCCGGGGGCCTGTGTTCTGGTCCGCAACGAGGAGGGTCACCTTCTTCTTCAGAAGCGGAGCGACAGCTTCGACTGGGGAACCCTTGGCGGCGCGCTGGAGCTGGGGGAGTCGCTGGAGGAAGCGGCAGCACGGGAATTGCAGGAGGAGGCCGGCTTAACGGCCAAGGCCTTCCAGCTGATCGCCCTCTTGTCCGGACAGGACATGTATTACCGCTATCCGCATGGGGATGAAGTGTACAACGTGATGGCCGTGTACGAAGCGGTCGGAGTGGAAGGGATCCCCACGGTGAACGATGATGAAGGGCTGGAGCTGAAGTATTTTGCACTCGATCAGCCGATTCCGGATTTGAATCCTTTTACGGAACTCGTCCTCCGAAAAATCGGTTACCTGAACTAA
- a CDS encoding nucleotidyltransferase family protein: MREIEQALSWIREDEEMVSELEAVRMIGLPQACLSAGWIRNYVWDKLHGYDTRTPLNDRDVIYYDPSRTDEQEEKEHEETLRKLLRRNGWSVKNQARMHRRNGQAEPYSSVEDAMKRWPETATATGVRLTQEGRLEWIAPHGSGDLFGLLVRRSPYFRDPAFFLARVRTKGWLARWPKLRLIQEPIGQENQEEG; this comes from the coding sequence ATGAGAGAGATCGAACAGGCTCTCTCCTGGATCCGGGAAGATGAGGAGATGGTGAGCGAGCTGGAAGCGGTCCGGATGATCGGCCTCCCGCAGGCCTGCCTATCGGCCGGCTGGATCCGCAATTATGTATGGGACAAGCTGCACGGGTATGACACTCGAACACCATTGAACGATCGTGACGTGATCTACTACGATCCTTCCCGAACGGACGAGCAGGAGGAGAAGGAACACGAAGAGACGCTCCGCAAGCTTCTCCGGCGGAACGGCTGGTCGGTGAAGAACCAGGCCAGGATGCATCGGCGCAACGGTCAAGCGGAGCCGTATTCCTCTGTCGAGGATGCGATGAAACGCTGGCCGGAGACGGCGACGGCAACTGGAGTGCGGCTTACGCAGGAAGGCCGGCTGGAATGGATCGCCCCGCATGGAAGCGGGGATCTGTTCGGGCTTCTGGTTAGACGGAGTCCCTATTTCCGGGATCCGGCCTTTTTTCTCGCAAGGGTAAGGACCAAGGGCTGGCTGGCCCGCTGGCCGAAGCTCCGTCTGATCCAGGAGCCGATCGGCCAAGAGAATCAAGAAGAAGGGTAG
- the hisA gene encoding phosphoribosylformimino-5-aminoimidazole carboxamide ribotide isomerase, with translation MKFRPCIDLHQGKVKQIVGETLTDDPNRVVENFVSEKDSAFYADLFKQDGLTGGHVIMLGGGNHEAAVQALESYPGGLQIGGGIHPGNAASYLEAGASHVIVTSYIFQDGELNRGHLEQIHREVGRERLVIDLSCRERDGKWFVVTNQWRTFSSFEVNADNLRELEAYCDEFLIHAVDVEGKRTGILGSLVSHLAECVTIPTTYAGGARSIEDLREFERLSGGRMDITIGSALDIFGGSLPYRDVVAFCRG, from the coding sequence ATGAAATTCAGGCCGTGCATCGACCTGCACCAAGGCAAAGTGAAGCAAATCGTGGGGGAGACGTTGACGGACGACCCGAACCGGGTTGTGGAAAATTTCGTATCGGAGAAGGACTCCGCATTTTATGCGGACTTGTTCAAGCAGGACGGGCTGACCGGCGGCCATGTGATCATGCTGGGCGGCGGCAACCACGAGGCCGCTGTCCAAGCTCTGGAAAGCTATCCGGGCGGTCTTCAGATTGGAGGCGGCATTCACCCGGGCAATGCCGCTTCTTATCTGGAAGCGGGGGCCTCTCATGTCATTGTAACCTCCTATATCTTCCAGGATGGGGAGCTGAACCGCGGTCACCTGGAGCAAATCCACCGCGAGGTCGGACGGGAGCGGCTCGTTATCGACCTAAGCTGCCGCGAGCGGGACGGCAAGTGGTTCGTCGTGACGAACCAGTGGAGAACGTTCAGCTCCTTCGAGGTCAACGCCGACAATCTTCGGGAGCTCGAAGCGTACTGCGACGAGTTTCTGATCCATGCCGTTGACGTGGAAGGCAAGCGGACCGGTATTTTGGGTAGCCTTGTCAGCCATCTGGCTGAATGCGTGACGATCCCCACGACTTACGCGGGCGGCGCACGCTCCATCGAAGACCTGCGGGAGTTCGAACGTTTGAGCGGGGGCCGGATGGACATCACCATCGGCAGCGCATTGGATATTTTCGGCGGAAGCCTTCCTTACCGGGACGTCGTGGCGTTCTGCCGCGGGTAA
- the lepB gene encoding signal peptidase I, which produces MILLMVFLFPACSQPLRDNRTSEAVAKVDVGAGMVVFKHMNDNMERGNKEFSGVGVVIDQGHYKSNPVQRGDIVYYKNPQAAKSNNGLQNNEISRVVALPGESIRIEQGQLYINGKKLDTFYGQAHWGGMDLAQLKKQSSNSEAVKSVIKIIQESDETNKQELKIPDGQYYIIGDNWIRSGDSRHFGPISKDSILGKVKGYN; this is translated from the coding sequence ATGATCTTATTAATGGTGTTTCTTTTCCCTGCTTGTTCCCAGCCATTGCGTGATAATCGCACCTCAGAAGCGGTTGCCAAGGTGGACGTTGGAGCCGGCATGGTTGTATTCAAACATATGAATGACAATATGGAGCGCGGAAACAAGGAGTTTTCCGGGGTTGGTGTAGTTATTGATCAAGGCCATTATAAATCCAACCCTGTTCAAAGAGGCGACATCGTTTATTACAAAAATCCGCAGGCAGCTAAAAGCAATAACGGTTTACAAAACAACGAAATTTCAAGAGTTGTTGCGCTTCCTGGAGAGAGTATTCGAATTGAACAAGGTCAGCTTTATATCAACGGGAAGAAACTGGATACCTTTTATGGTCAAGCACATTGGGGTGGAATGGACTTGGCTCAATTAAAGAAACAAAGTTCAAATTCGGAAGCTGTTAAAAGTGTAATTAAAATTATTCAGGAAAGCGATGAGACCAACAAGCAAGAATTGAAAATTCCTGACGGGCAGTATTATATTATCGGGGATAATTGGATTCGAAGCGGTGATAGCAGACATTTCGGCCCGATTTCAAAAGACAGCATTCTTGGAAAAGTGAAAGGTTATAATTAA
- the ku gene encoding non-homologous end joining protein Ku, translating to MQTVWKGAVSFGLVNVPVKMFTATQDNDIPMKMLHKEYNVPIHYTRTCPKCESDVSWDEIVKGYEYEPGHFVTFDKKELNQLASESSREIRILDFVDLEEIDPIYFQKTYYLAPEETGAHAYNLFVQALEETNKIGIANVTIRSKSSLAAIRVADGVLSMVTMYFAEEIRPKEEIPNLPEASKVDKRELDMAVMLIDQLSSAFEPDKYEDEYRERLLEAIEDKVEGKEVKFAPEEKNPNVVSLMDALKASLKQSEGAERRPAKKTSEDNEKKARSGGSSRRPAESKASKPAKTRSKSRSKKTGA from the coding sequence ATGCAAACCGTATGGAAAGGCGCGGTCAGCTTTGGCCTCGTGAATGTACCGGTCAAAATGTTCACCGCCACCCAAGACAATGACATTCCTATGAAAATGCTTCATAAAGAATATAACGTACCGATTCATTACACCCGCACCTGCCCGAAATGCGAAAGCGACGTCAGCTGGGACGAAATCGTGAAGGGCTATGAATACGAACCCGGCCACTTCGTTACCTTCGATAAGAAGGAGCTGAACCAGCTCGCGTCGGAGTCGTCCCGGGAGATTCGCATCCTGGATTTTGTGGACCTGGAAGAAATCGACCCCATCTATTTCCAGAAGACCTATTACCTTGCTCCGGAAGAAACAGGAGCTCACGCCTATAACCTGTTCGTACAGGCGCTGGAGGAGACAAACAAGATAGGGATCGCGAACGTAACCATCCGTTCCAAGAGCTCTCTCGCGGCCATCCGGGTAGCGGACGGGGTGCTTTCTATGGTCACGATGTACTTTGCAGAAGAAATCCGGCCTAAAGAGGAAATTCCCAATCTCCCCGAAGCGTCCAAGGTAGACAAGAGAGAGCTGGATATGGCGGTCATGCTGATTGATCAGCTGAGCTCGGCCTTCGAACCGGACAAATATGAAGACGAATACCGCGAACGCCTGCTGGAGGCTATTGAGGATAAGGTCGAGGGCAAGGAAGTGAAATTCGCTCCGGAAGAAAAGAACCCGAATGTTGTTAGCCTGATGGATGCGCTCAAGGCGAGCTTGAAGCAGTCTGAAGGAGCGGAGCGCCGTCCGGCTAAGAAGACTTCGGAGGATAACGAGAAGAAAGCCCGTTCCGGGGGAAGCTCGCGCCGCCCAGCCGAATCCAAGGCGTCCAAGCCGGCCAAAACCCGTTCGAAATCACGTTCCAAAAAAACAGGTGCTTAA
- a CDS encoding ATP-dependent DNA ligase: protein MALFIPMSPILVDRLPADADRVCQLKYDGFRILALVDNGRVELFSKRMQPKTAVYPELVQALSALEGTFLLDGEAVLPDGETGAPSFQRMQQRDKLTDPAVIRRAAADHPVRYMLFDLLQLGQEDWRPKPFRERYGALQELAASWEEPLVFTELYEDADCLWEWVGAHGWEGIVSKRLEGPYRSGKDHGEDWLKRKIVLQLETDIPGVIVKEGRVSSLVMRRNGIYAGRVSSGLSGRAKKQLLQLEVGRKPGDYFSIEPEGLRGTEVFWLQRPLTAQVTARELTNTGLLRHPKLLSLGGIAL, encoded by the coding sequence ATGGCCCTGTTCATCCCCATGTCGCCGATACTGGTGGATCGCCTGCCTGCGGATGCCGACCGGGTCTGCCAGCTGAAGTATGACGGGTTTCGTATCTTGGCCTTGGTTGACAACGGAAGGGTGGAGCTGTTCTCCAAGCGGATGCAGCCGAAGACAGCCGTCTACCCGGAGCTTGTCCAAGCGTTATCCGCGCTTGAAGGAACCTTCCTCCTGGACGGAGAAGCGGTTCTTCCCGATGGCGAGACAGGCGCCCCAAGCTTTCAGAGGATGCAGCAGCGCGATAAGCTGACGGACCCCGCTGTGATCCGTCGTGCCGCAGCGGATCACCCGGTCCGTTACATGCTCTTCGATCTGCTGCAGCTTGGTCAGGAGGACTGGCGGCCGAAGCCGTTTCGCGAGCGATACGGGGCGTTGCAGGAGCTGGCCGCTTCCTGGGAGGAACCGCTCGTCTTCACCGAGCTGTATGAAGATGCGGACTGCTTATGGGAATGGGTTGGCGCCCACGGCTGGGAAGGAATCGTCAGCAAACGGCTGGAGGGTCCTTACCGCAGTGGTAAGGATCACGGGGAGGACTGGCTGAAGCGCAAAATTGTGCTCCAGCTGGAAACGGACATCCCGGGTGTTATCGTTAAGGAGGGGCGGGTTTCCAGCCTGGTCATGCGCCGGAATGGAATCTATGCCGGCCGGGTCTCCTCCGGATTGAGCGGCAGGGCGAAGAAACAGCTGCTGCAGCTTGAAGTAGGAAGGAAACCCGGAGATTATTTTTCCATCGAACCGGAAGGCCTCCGCGGTACGGAAGTCTTCTGGCTGCAGCGCCCGTTAACCGCTCAGGTGACAGCCAGGGAGCTTACGAATACGGGGCTGCTCCGTCATCCCAAGCTGCTCTCCTTAGGAGGGATTGCCTTATGA
- a CDS encoding DUF2188 domain-containing protein, which produces MADTNPASVHTTPNPKGGWDNQKNGRKLSHHNTKDEAEKQGREEARQSETEHKIHNKDGKISESNSYGNDPFPPKG; this is translated from the coding sequence ATGGCCGACACCAATCCAGCATCGGTTCACACTACCCCTAACCCCAAGGGGGGCTGGGACAACCAGAAGAACGGCAGAAAGCTCAGTCATCATAACACCAAAGACGAGGCCGAGAAGCAAGGCCGGGAGGAAGCCAGACAGTCCGAGACCGAGCATAAAATCCACAACAAGGACGGTAAAATTTCCGAATCCAACAGCTACGGGAACGATCCATTTCCTCCAAAGGGTTAA
- a CDS encoding cold-shock protein — MQTGTVKWFNAEKGFGFIEVEGGSDVFVHFSAIQGEGFKSLDEGQAVEFNVVQGNRGPQAENVVKL; from the coding sequence ATGCAAACAGGAACAGTGAAATGGTTTAACGCAGAGAAAGGCTTTGGCTTCATCGAAGTGGAAGGCGGAAGCGACGTATTCGTTCACTTCAGCGCTATTCAAGGTGAAGGCTTCAAATCGTTGGACGAAGGACAAGCCGTTGAATTCAACGTAGTTCAAGGCAACCGCGGACCGCAAGCCGAGAACGTTGTAAAGCTGTAA